The following proteins come from a genomic window of Gemmatimonadales bacterium:
- the rplW gene encoding 50S ribosomal protein L23, which yields MPALYRAIVKPLVTEKSSAMYENRKIYTFRVDPAATKPEIRDAIEHLFAVTVKDVRTMQMRAKERRAGGLGRGRTGRRPKWKKAIVVLKEGDVIPIFEG from the coding sequence ATGCCGGCGCTGTATCGCGCGATCGTCAAGCCGCTGGTGACGGAGAAGTCGTCGGCGATGTACGAGAACCGGAAGATCTACACCTTCCGGGTCGACCCCGCCGCCACCAAGCCCGAGATCCGCGACGCGATCGAGCACCTGTTCGCCGTCACGGTGAAGGACGTGCGGACGATGCAGATGCGCGCCAAGGAGCGCCGGGCCGGCGGCCTGGGCCGCGGCCGGACGGGGCGCCGCCCCAAGTGGAAGAAGGCGATCGTCGTCCTGAAGGAGGGCGACGTGATTCCGATCTTCGAGGGCTGA
- the rpsS gene encoding 30S ribosomal protein S19 has translation MSRSVKKGPFVDERLLKRIHELNTKNEKRVLKTWSRASTVTPDFVGHTLAVHNGNKFVPVYVSENMVGHKLGEFAPTRLFRGHSGKMSADKKAKLEAEGGAPAATPAPAAAAKP, from the coding sequence ATGTCCCGCAGCGTCAAGAAGGGCCCGTTCGTGGACGAGCGGCTGCTCAAGCGGATCCACGAGCTGAACACCAAGAACGAGAAGCGGGTGCTCAAGACCTGGTCGCGGGCGTCCACCGTGACCCCCGACTTCGTGGGCCACACGCTGGCCGTCCACAACGGCAACAAGTTCGTGCCGGTGTACGTGAGCGAGAACATGGTCGGCCACAAGCTGGGCGAGTTCGCGCCGACCCGGCTGTTCCGCGGCCACAGCGGCAAGATGTCGGCCGACAAGAAGGCCAAGCTGGAGGCCGAGGGCGGCGCGCCGGCCGCGACGCCGGCCCCGGCGGCGGCGGCGAAGCCATGA
- the rplB gene encoding 50S ribosomal protein L2 — protein sequence MGIRQFKPVTPGTRFRIISDFDEITKKAPEESLLEPLRSQGGRNNQGHVTTRYRGGGHKRMYRRVDFRRDKFGIPGKVAAIEYDPNRSARLALIQYSDGEKRYILHPRGLAVGDAVNSGPGADIRLGNAVPLAEVPLGTTVHNVELKPGRGGQMARSAGAAVQVVAKEGAMVTLKMMSGEVRLVRGVCLATIGQVGNVEHELESIGKAGKSRWLGRRSKVRGVAKNPVDHPLGGGEGKSSGGRPPVSPWGKPEGVKTRHKKKASNKLIIRGHKRGKATR from the coding sequence ATGGGCATCCGCCAGTTCAAGCCCGTCACGCCGGGCACGCGCTTCCGGATCATCTCGGACTTCGACGAGATCACCAAGAAGGCGCCCGAGGAGTCGCTCCTGGAGCCGCTGCGCTCGCAGGGCGGCCGCAACAACCAGGGGCACGTCACCACCCGCTACCGGGGCGGCGGGCACAAGCGGATGTACCGGCGGGTGGACTTCCGCCGCGACAAGTTCGGCATCCCCGGCAAGGTGGCCGCGATCGAGTACGACCCCAACCGCTCGGCGCGGCTGGCGCTGATCCAGTACAGCGACGGCGAGAAGCGCTACATCCTGCACCCCCGCGGCCTGGCCGTGGGCGACGCGGTCAACTCCGGGCCGGGCGCCGACATCCGGCTCGGCAACGCGGTGCCGCTGGCCGAGGTGCCGCTGGGCACCACGGTGCACAACGTCGAGCTCAAGCCCGGGCGCGGCGGGCAGATGGCCCGCTCGGCCGGCGCCGCGGTCCAGGTGGTGGCCAAGGAAGGCGCGATGGTCACGCTCAAGATGATGAGCGGCGAGGTGCGCCTGGTGCGCGGCGTGTGCCTGGCCACGATCGGCCAGGTGGGCAACGTCGAGCACGAGCTGGAGAGCATCGGCAAGGCGGGCAAGTCGCGCTGGCTCGGCCGGCGCTCCAAGGTCCGCGGCGTGGCGAAGAACCCGGTGGACCACCCGCTGGGCGGCGGCGAGGGGAAGTCGAGCGGCGGCCGGCCGCCGGTGAGCCCGTGGGGCAAGCCGGAGGGCGTGAAGACCCGGCACAAGAAGAAGGCCAGCAACAAACTCATCATCCGCGGCCACAAGCGCGGGAAGGCGACGCGATAA
- the rplC gene encoding 50S ribosomal protein L3 yields the protein MDAIIGRKLGMTQLFAEDGTATPVTVIEAGPCPVVQVRPAREGQPARVQLGFGAAKAKRSTKAERGHAAKAGLDAAPRVLREFPARGEAPERGAVVTVAAFAAGERVKVTGVSKGRGFQGVVHRHHFGGGPATHGNTRFRKPGSVGAGTDPSRVIKGKRMPGHMGAERSTEINLLVAKVDGEKNLLYVRGAVPGPMRGIVTVSKEGA from the coding sequence ATGGACGCGATCATCGGCCGTAAACTGGGGATGACGCAGCTGTTCGCCGAGGACGGGACCGCGACGCCGGTGACGGTGATCGAGGCGGGGCCCTGCCCGGTCGTGCAGGTGCGGCCCGCGCGCGAGGGCCAGCCGGCGCGCGTGCAGCTCGGCTTCGGCGCCGCCAAGGCGAAGCGCTCGACCAAGGCCGAGCGCGGCCACGCCGCCAAGGCCGGCCTCGACGCCGCGCCCCGGGTGCTGCGCGAGTTTCCCGCGCGCGGCGAGGCGCCCGAGCGCGGGGCCGTGGTCACCGTCGCCGCCTTCGCCGCGGGCGAGCGGGTCAAGGTGACCGGCGTCTCCAAGGGCCGCGGCTTCCAGGGCGTGGTGCACCGCCACCACTTCGGCGGCGGCCCCGCCACCCACGGCAACACCCGCTTCCGCAAGCCGGGCTCGGTCGGCGCCGGCACCGACCCGTCGCGGGTGATCAAGGGCAAGCGGATGCCCGGCCACATGGGCGCCGAGCGGTCCACCGAGATCAACCTGCTGGTGGCCAAGGTGGACGGCGAGAAGAACCTGCTGTACGTGCGCGGCGCCGTCCCCGGGCCGATGCGCGGCATCGTGACGGTGTCGAAGGAGGGCGCGTGA
- the rpsJ gene encoding 30S ribosomal protein S10 — MKGRIRIRLKAFDHAVIDQASADIVRTAEKTGAQVSGPIPLPTKTQRWTVLRSPHVDKKSREQFELKTHKRLIDILDSRPQTVDALTKLDLPAGVDVEIKVE; from the coding sequence GTGAAAGGCCGCATCCGCATCCGCCTCAAGGCGTTCGATCACGCGGTGATCGACCAGGCCTCGGCGGACATCGTGCGCACCGCGGAGAAGACGGGCGCCCAGGTCTCGGGGCCGATCCCGCTGCCCACCAAGACGCAGCGCTGGACCGTGCTCCGCAGCCCGCACGTGGACAAGAAGAGCCGCGAGCAGTTCGAGCTGAAGACGCACAAGCGGCTGATCGACATCCTGGACTCGCGGCCGCAGACGGTGGATGCGCTCACCAAGCTCGACCTGCCGGCCGGCGTGGACGTGGAGATCAAGGTGGAATAG
- the rplD gene encoding 50S ribosomal protein L4 — MSDAPNTRRPAAGAEAALEALAYAADGTRRPRAVRLPADPFDGTVHAAALHQAVTTFLANQRQGTAQTKTRSFVTGGNQKPWRQKGTGRARQGSTRSPLWPGGGTIFGPLPRDYRRGIPRKVRRLARRSALNARAREVAIHVIAPLQFEEPKTRRVAELLGKMGIEDRRVLVLTEAQNPNLLLSARNLQNVAVMRYADASAYDILRAEALVIEEPALGALEPGSEASAIAPAPREKPPKRTKAETRPAKAKAAPPARKAAEKKGAAPARAAAKPAKAEAKKPAARKPAPKAKAPARETKKGKSGKKPGKKE, encoded by the coding sequence GTGAGCGACGCGCCGAACACCCGCCGGCCGGCCGCCGGCGCGGAGGCCGCGCTCGAGGCCCTGGCCTACGCCGCGGACGGCACCCGCCGGCCGCGCGCGGTGCGGCTGCCGGCCGATCCGTTCGACGGCACGGTCCACGCGGCCGCGCTGCACCAGGCGGTGACCACGTTCCTGGCCAACCAGCGGCAGGGCACCGCCCAGACCAAGACCCGCAGCTTCGTCACCGGCGGCAACCAGAAGCCGTGGCGGCAGAAGGGCACCGGGCGGGCGCGGCAGGGCTCCACCCGCTCGCCGCTGTGGCCCGGCGGCGGCACGATCTTCGGCCCGCTCCCCCGCGACTACCGGCGCGGCATCCCGCGCAAGGTGCGCCGGCTGGCGAGGCGCTCGGCGCTGAACGCGCGCGCCCGCGAGGTGGCGATCCACGTCATCGCGCCCCTCCAGTTCGAGGAGCCGAAGACCCGCCGCGTGGCCGAGCTGCTGGGCAAGATGGGCATCGAGGACCGCCGGGTGCTGGTGCTCACCGAGGCGCAGAACCCGAACCTGCTGCTCTCCGCGCGCAACCTCCAGAACGTGGCGGTGATGCGCTACGCCGACGCGTCGGCCTACGACATCCTGCGGGCCGAGGCGCTGGTGATCGAGGAGCCGGCGCTGGGCGCGCTGGAGCCGGGGAGCGAGGCGTCGGCCATCGCGCCGGCACCGCGCGAGAAGCCGCCGAAGCGGACCAAGGCGGAGACCCGGCCGGCCAAGGCCAAGGCCGCGCCGCCGGCCCGGAAGGCGGCGGAGAAGAAGGGCGCGGCCCCGGCGAGGGCGGCCGCGAAGCCGGCGAAGGCCGAGGCGAAGAAGCCGGCGGCCAGGAAGCCGGCGCCGAAGGCGAAGGCGCCCGCGCGCGAGACCAAGAAGGGCAAGTCCGGCAAGAAGCCGGGGAAGAAGGAGTAG
- the rplV gene encoding 50S ribosomal protein L22, which translates to MTEARAVQRTLRQSARKVRLVVDLIRGRPVGEAFSILKFSKKGAAVPVRKVLLSAVANAKIKAERASERFDEDRLFVKTVMVDEGPTLKRFMPAAMGRATPLKKRTSHVTILVATKER; encoded by the coding sequence ATGACCGAGGCGCGGGCGGTCCAGCGGACGCTGCGCCAGTCGGCGCGCAAGGTGCGGCTCGTGGTGGACCTGATCCGCGGGCGGCCGGTGGGCGAGGCGTTCTCGATCCTCAAGTTCAGCAAGAAGGGCGCCGCGGTGCCGGTGCGGAAGGTGCTGCTGTCGGCCGTGGCGAACGCGAAGATCAAGGCGGAGCGGGCGTCCGAGCGGTTCGACGAGGACCGGCTGTTCGTGAAGACGGTGATGGTGGACGAGGGCCCGACCCTGAAGCGGTTCATGCCGGCGGCGATGGGGCGCGCGACGCCCCTGAAGAAGCGGACCAGCCACGTCACCATCCTCGTGGCGACCAAGGAGCGTTAG
- the rpsC gene encoding 30S ribosomal protein S3 yields MGQKTHPHGFRLGIVKPWRSRWFANRDFPALLKEDELIRTYLRTRLQHAAISDVHIERKPGKVLVTVHTGRPGVVIGKRGAEVDKLRDELAQLTSKEVGINVEEIKRPELDAQLVADNVAHQLAQRISFRRAMKRAVQSAMRMGAQGIKIKCGGRLGGAEIARVEGYHEGRVPLHTLRADVDYATATAKTTFGTIGVKTWIFKGEVVEDARGRTYSTGA; encoded by the coding sequence GTGGGACAGAAGACGCATCCCCATGGTTTCCGGCTCGGCATCGTCAAGCCGTGGCGTTCCCGCTGGTTCGCGAACCGGGACTTCCCGGCGCTGCTCAAGGAGGACGAGCTGATCCGCACCTACCTGCGGACCCGGCTCCAGCACGCGGCCATCAGCGACGTGCACATCGAGCGCAAGCCGGGCAAGGTCCTGGTGACGGTGCACACCGGGCGGCCGGGCGTGGTGATCGGCAAGCGCGGGGCCGAGGTGGACAAGCTGCGCGACGAGCTGGCGCAGCTCACCAGCAAGGAAGTGGGGATCAACGTCGAGGAGATCAAGCGCCCCGAGCTGGACGCGCAGCTGGTGGCCGACAACGTCGCGCACCAGCTGGCGCAGCGCATCAGCTTCCGCCGCGCGATGAAGCGCGCCGTGCAGTCGGCGATGCGGATGGGCGCCCAGGGGATCAAGATCAAGTGCGGCGGGCGGCTGGGCGGGGCGGAGATCGCGCGGGTGGAGGGCTACCACGAGGGGCGGGTGCCGCTGCACACGCTGCGGGCCGACGTGGACTACGCCACCGCGACCGCCAAGACGACCTTCGGCACCATCGGCGTCAAGACCTGGATCTTCAAGGGCGAGGTCGTGGAAGACGCGCGCGGCCGCACCTACAGCACGGGGGCCTGA